The Vanessa atalanta chromosome 4, ilVanAtal1.2, whole genome shotgun sequence genome segment CTGTAAGAACTCAAAACATATAGCAGAAAGTGAAATTcactataacaataataattaaattaagggtACAAATAAGAAAATGGAGTATCACCGCTAGTTGGTCACATAGAAAGAGAGTTCTTAGAGAATAGCACTGCTCTCTACTCCAGTCTACTCAGATATAATCGATTAACATCAACATCCCACTAACTTGTGACCAGTGGGTCATGAGCCATTGggctcttttttaatataaattacctgGAACCGTTTCACCGTATGCCACGGCTCTTGATATCTCAAGGTTCCAAAAAGTCCGTCATTTAGATAAATCATATTCACTATTTCATTTCCTTTCGTGACCTGATTAAAGCGAACAAACGTCACATTTTattcatatcaaaatttatGATGTTTAACAACGATGTAACTGTGCTTATCTTACAATCacataataacatttaagaCAATACTCTGTTTGAATTAGGCTTTCGTATAAAacctataattaaatcaaatatttcacaaataatttttaacatttttttaattgacaagtATAATTGAGAAGTAAAATACGTGACCCTCACGGGACGCCCGCCGCCCGGTACATGTTACAAGTCTTATTCAAAggttattgcaaaaaaataattattaaagaaaaccaattaataaaaatttactttcttTCTAATAATCAATAGCAACGAGTACATGATACGCATACACGAGGAAGTAGAGGTGGCTATATGGCGGTGGATGAACCTGACGGCATAAGGGAGCGTCCTAGTGTTTGCTGCCAGGGCAAACTAGGAGgcagggcttcgtgcaagctcgtctagctagttaccacccattcatcatagattctaccgctaaacagcaatactctgtatatactctttattgctGCTTAGCAGTTTTGAAGTGTTCCGGTttttaaaggtgagtgagccagtgcaactacaggcacaagagagaTATTTCATAGTTCCTAAGGGCGTATTGGAgaagtaaggaatgattaaaatttcttacagctcaAATGtgtatgggtggtggtgaccacttaccatcaggtgggcgCTACATGAGTTGCTCGTTCgcctaacaattttataaaaaaggtcTCGGTTACACTCCCAAAGTGCTACGAGATGCTTAAGTATAATCTTAATAGTACAAGTATGAACAGATATCTTACCCTTCGTACATTGCTAATACTACAATACAAATTGCAAGATGAATCACAGATATATCGTCCTGGCTCAGCGATAACTTGTATATTTGGGTCCGGGAATAATTCTTCTAAAGTACCATTTATAAGTTTGGatacctatattaaaaaaaagttttcatattaGTAACAAAAGCCGTCCCATTTTGTAGCAAATgcgtgtttataaataatacaaataatatcagaCGTTCAACATCTCTGCGCCAATTTGAAAGCGATTGATTAAAATGCGACGCTGTTCGGAATATCTATTGACAGAACTCGATTTCCAATAAATTGTATCTACATTTGAATAAGTGTTGCTCCAGCAATTGATTTCAGAACAAGCTTTACTATTTGTAGTTTCGTTTGctgaaattgtaaaatattattttgaaaatttagttACCGACATAACTAAGTTTAAGGGTTCACAATGATTCACCGAATAAACATTCTACCGGTAAACATGAACACAATGTTCTGTCACTTCTCGCAGTATATGGCCAAAAGTGATCGCGTACTATCAGATGGTTCCTTTGTTTGTCTATCTTCTTCAAATAACTACTTGTAAGATGTTCAACTATGtgaaattatcttatttaaaatatgtgtagtattttttttttataaaacaaatacaaatatttttttatactatatctcGAAATAATCGATCCATCAAATGGATatcgaaatgttaaaaaattaagtcgGATAAAATAAGACGGGGTCGTTTAAACGGAGCTACTACATGCCTGGTCAATTCGGTCAGTTCGATCGCTCAAAAATCCTCCTCCTATATCAATAATGTTCATATGCCTGCCTGCTCGGGCTTCATGATCAAAAAGCTCTTTCGCTTGTCGCAATCCAATAACATGACTATCAGCTGAAGAACAACCACTACCCACGTGGAATGCCACTCCAACTACCTGAATTAAAAATGAGTCTAAATAGAAGTATATCAGAAATGTAACATACattttgaagttaaaatatCGTCTTATATATAGCTAGAtactataaatatctataataagttacgtcgttattttttaaaggttACCTTACCTTCAAATCTAACGCAGCCGCTTCTTCTAAAAGATTGACGGCCTCCGTTTCGAAGTCACAGCCAAATTTATCACCCAATTTATAAATACTCTCTCCATCCACTTTAATTCGTATCAAtagtctaaaatatttaaaatgtcaaaaaaaggCTTTATTCTGATTCATTTTAAGTTTGACTAAGAATTTGAGCAAATAGTAGAGATTAGTAAAAGGTAAAATGTTCCACTCCTGATCAATCTAATCTGTTCACCGAGTTCACCTGTTCTGCTACAGGTTGGTTGATAAACAGATGGCGAAATTTCTTCAACCTGACATGCAAGTTTTCTCATATCTTTCCTCGCTGTCGAGCGTGATACTTGAGACGGTAGGAAATCGGATCTTTGAGAAGATACACGTTTTATATCTACTTTGCTATCATATAAAAGTTGTTATGTATcggtaatataattacataagttAATTATATGGAGATTCAAATGGATTAACATTGAGTCAATATATGGTATTGCATTAGTTAATAGCACGAATTGACAAATATAATGGACTACAGATCCAATCAAAACGATGAATACTCCTCTCATGACAGCGTGTTGGATACAGTAATAAAGACGTCAACTGCAAGTTACACAAAGCATCATAGTCAACTAATTGATGTACTGTTTGGCGACTGTGGATAATAATACAACGTAATGAATATATCGTCATCGGGTATTCATTGCCGAGGTGATCCAGTGGACATCATTCGCGAATTTTGTCCGATAgtcaataatttacaaaattattaacactcGATGAGGAAAGTTGCATGTTCAATGttacatgtatttaaataaatttgttaatatggGTCAACAAATTTGAAGtggtaaacattttaattaattattcttagtGGAAGTCTTAGTACGCTTTCTCCAGCGATAATTTCGATATCTtactcattaaattatataataatatatacttagcaTCAGGCCAATAATGCTTAATTTTCTTCAGCTCGTTAATTGTGTCGAATGTTGTATGACGAATGCCAGAATCTCGGGCGAAAACCATCCAGTCCGGATTCTTGCTTGGTACTGCGAAAATAATGCTCCtgtaaaaagtaatatacattaaattttgtaaaggtGAAACTTGGACTATAATGTGTGTCAATGTTTGCATAGACACACGTTTTAGTCTaagtttttaaacttttatgtcGTTTAAGCTGATAGAATTTTAGTCGTCAATTATAAAGTTAACACAAAgagatatactttaatataattgtacttatCAACGGCAGGAATATCagtattatgaattattttaaaatattatttaaatgaaatacgtACAATGGTGAtacattaagttttaatattttgtgtatttctCCAGGTGACGCACAATCAAATCCTAATCCAAGCTCAGCTGCTAATTTCAGCATATTATCGCTGTCATTTGCTTTCATAgctaaaacaattatatcaatAAGGACATCGTTGTAATTGATTatagctatatttttattataaatgttaaagtaactctgtctattacCTCTTCACGTTTtattgatttagatgaaatttggtattgagGTAGTTTCAGTCCCGGGAGAGAACAAACGCTAGTGTTTTTAAATTCGTCTTTCGAGGGGGTGAAAAAGGGGGTGACGATTTCTGCGGTATGGGTAAAGTTTTCTAAATTACGCGCTGGTAAAGCCATAGGTTCaagtaatacataaaattaaattgactgtacttttgacgtattaacaaagaGAAGTGTCACTTCGCACCCTTCTAAAACTCTCAATGTGACATGAATCGTACTGTTCTCCTCACCGCACAATGATTatccaattattaaaataagaattgtcTTAATCAACATACCATAAAATATCTCTATTCTAggcatcatttttttaaaatgctgTATGCGGTGATATGCTTCATCAATACTAAATACATAGAATGGTTCTTTCTGGCGACCATTTTCAATCATGGCCTTCGCTACATCTTCTGGtgttttgttgtttaaaattaatcctATGTCTGGACCGATGATTTTACTGGCCATGACCCTAAAACGAAAATCAATTTATCAAATGAATGCAGCACCTATAGACGTAGATGTTGCAGAACAGTTACGTGGTCAACAGAACAAATGAAATCGTATAAACAGCATaagcataatttaatatttatatttttatttttatttagataacctatcaatattcaataaaatttaaataaataaataacacttacACTTTCGCACTAAAattcaatcaatattataaaatataaaattttattgcacTCAATGAACtttcagtttttaaaacaacatGTTAACACATTTTTACTTACGTTTAGTATTTAGTAATTTACTTAAGAATAActtgtaataatttacaattcgaTTTACGTTTATCTTGCTATGAGTCcgttaaataactaaaatcgtTTTATGTTACATAGATATTTTATGAAGtttatatagacattttatttacgAGTGTTTGTAGAGAACTTAACGACGATAGCGTGAAATATAACAACGAACAAATCAAATATCAACGGATTTATAAGTCTATTTTATTGGTATACTAGCGACgagccccggcttcgcacggatgcaatgctcattctaaatatactacagaatgtctcagAACGTTCAGTCTTTCAGTCATTAGACTATACAAAccgctatataaaatattcatttaatttatatttaatttgatgtgTACTAAATTCGCAATGTATTTCAGGTACACATTgtttggataaggattaatgctgaaTAGCTTTAAAATCActtcaaaaataagccattatttctcgtaaataataaaaaatggttgttgtgggccatccctaagagatagagcatgacggacttttttgaagacctttttaaggtgtacaattaaatactgtagtacattattttgatctatctcgaaGGGATAAGataaatactatcgatataagaagaaaaaaaaaatccaaaattttCAAATTCGCGCTTCTGAATGCCAAACGACGATGTGTAAAAAGTTTCAAGATATCTATACTGTTATTATCCAAATTGTAAAGTTGAAAAGGctattaatagaattttaatgtaatattctatttatgtTGATAAGGAATGTGTAGCGGAGAAGGTCCGTGtcctatgtaaatatatacgagtataaagTGGGGGTCAAAGTGGTATATTTCCAAATTAATCtttcatatttacaatatataacgtataaaatattgagGTTAGGACTCTCTAGTAAGCATAATACATCGAGTATTTATGTCAGACTTTACCATaacatagttatataaaatcaacaaaaaaataaacaaccgTGTCGGATAGTACTATCCTGTAGTatataatgagccgagatggtccaggggttagaacgcatacatcttaaccgatgatttcgggttcaaacccaggtaagcactactgaattttcatgtgcttaattttttttatactacatctcgtgctcgatggtgcaggaaaacatcgtgacgaaacctgtatgtgtcttatttcaacgaaattctgctacatgtgtattccaccaaatcgcattggagcagcgtggtggaatatgttccaaaccttctcctcaaaagtaggccttagcccagcagtgggcaatttacaggctgttaatgaatgaatgaaatagaATTATGGAAGTGATGCAATAGACAATTTACTTGGTAAGGTTTTGTGCCCGCCTGGACACAAAACCatccattcatcatatattagtagcaatatttagtattgttgtgttccgctttgatggggaatgagccagtgtaacagctacaagggtcataacatcttagtactcaaggtttttttttaataggaatactagcaatgccccaaattaattatgGAATTACTAATGTTCCAATTTACCCCTTatcttatcacttgtgttaggagtggagTGACAATAGCCCAAGTGGTCAGAATCTTaggactttttacatcgctggGCGGCCCAGAAAACCATTGCGTTATTGACGCTTTAAATtgatggtgatgtaaggaatggttaaaaaaattatcgcgTTGATGCCACTGATGGATACTTACCATTgttggtgaacacttaccagaCGGCCCACTTGTCCGTTTGCCGGAAACGTCATAAAAAAAGAGTAGATCCATATTATCCATGCCCTAGGGCATAATATCTCATACATTGTCAGCTAGTCTTCcgtcaaatcaaatataatggCTGAACCACAAAACTAGGACATTTGCATAATTTTCAAGCATGAAAATAGTTACGTAGCTTATCTGTCAGATATCGATATATGGTGTCGTGAGTATTACTAGGTGTTTAATAggcacttaaatatatatatagcttctATTTTAGCTATCCAGTCGCTAATGac includes the following:
- the LOC125077736 gene encoding ornithine decarboxylase 2-like, with amino-acid sequence MASKIIGPDIGLILNNKTPEDVAKAMIENGRQKEPFYVFSIDEAYHRIQHFKKMMPRIEIFYAMKANDSDNMLKLAAELGLGFDCASPGEIHKILKLNVSPLSIIFAVPSKNPDWMVFARDSGIRHTTFDTINELKKIKHYWPDAKLLIRIKVDGESIYKLGDKFGCDFETEAVNLLEEAAALDLKVVGVAFHVGSGCSSADSHVIGLRQAKELFDHEARAGRHMNIIDIGGGFLSDRTDRIDQVSKLINGTLEELFPDPNIQVIAEPGRYICDSSCNLYCSISNVRRVTKGNEIVNMIYLNDGLFGTLRYQEPWHTVKRFQTRAETINEKPERTILWGPSCDSTDRVMQNVDIFLPRCTSSDWLVFSTQGAYSFGFATPFSCLEKPQIRSVISQNLWDQIKNSIFFNSDEFTEEYDISSPLPSTLPRITKTRNITGSNYTLKI